The proteins below come from a single Acidobacteriota bacterium genomic window:
- a CDS encoding DoxX family protein, translating to MESFLGRYSTYIYAVLRIVSGFLFMWHGTQKLLGYPPQTPAPTGSLSTIMAVGGGIELIGGFLIMIGLFTGFAAFLASGTMAFAYFGWHFSFDAILPVVNKGELAVLYCFLFLYIASRGSGVWSVESIFKGSRSAIVENK from the coding sequence ATGGAAAGTTTTCTTGGAAGATACTCGACCTATATATACGCGGTGCTGCGGATCGTTTCAGGGTTCCTGTTCATGTGGCACGGAACGCAAAAACTGTTAGGCTACCCGCCTCAAACGCCTGCCCCAACCGGTTCTCTCTCGACGATCATGGCAGTTGGCGGCGGCATTGAGCTGATCGGCGGCTTTCTGATAATGATAGGTCTATTTACGGGTTTTGCTGCGTTCCTTGCGAGCGGTACCATGGCCTTTGCCTACTTTGGGTGGCACTTCAGCTTTGATGCGATCTTGCCGGTCGTTAATAAAGGTGAACTCGCCGTCCTTTACTGTTTTCTTTTCTTGTATATAGCCTCGCGTGGTTCCGGCGTTTGGAGTGTCGAATCGATCTTCAAAGGCAGCCGCTCAGCCATCGTCGAGAATAAGTGA
- a CDS encoding peroxiredoxin family protein, with amino-acid sequence MAKFEAKETQVLGISMDSSPSNKAFGEKIGVTIPLLSDWKRVTTKEYGLYNEATSYGRRGTFVVDKEGKIASVEVGNTAVDPTGALETCNLLDKRKADAAKKPM; translated from the coding sequence ATCGCAAAATTCGAAGCAAAAGAAACTCAGGTACTTGGCATTTCGATGGACAGTTCGCCGTCCAACAAGGCTTTTGGCGAAAAGATCGGAGTCACAATTCCCCTCCTAAGTGACTGGAAGCGCGTAACCACAAAAGAATACGGCCTTTACAACGAAGCGACCAGCTACGGACGTCGAGGCACATTTGTGGTCGACAAGGAAGGTAAGATCGCGAGTGTTGAGGTTGGAAATACGGCCGTCGACCCGACCGGAGCACTGGAAACGTGCAACCTGCTCGATAAACGAAAGGCCGACGCAGCGAAGAAGCCTATGTGA
- the xseB gene encoding exodeoxyribonuclease VII small subunit, producing MEKSFETSLAELEGIVGRLESGDLPLEESLELFEKGIKLSRECRTRLANAERKIEVLMKGADGELVANDIDPDGLRG from the coding sequence ATGGAAAAATCTTTCGAAACATCTCTCGCAGAGCTTGAAGGCATCGTGGGCCGCCTCGAAAGCGGCGATTTGCCGCTCGAAGAAAGCCTCGAACTATTCGAAAAGGGCATCAAGCTTTCACGCGAATGCCGTACGCGTCTAGCGAACGCCGAACGCAAGATCGAGGTGCTGATGAAGGGAGCGGACGGGGAACTAGTCGCGAACGATATCGATCCCGACGGTCTTCGGGGGTAG
- a CDS encoding redoxin domain-containing protein, protein MKKLSLVFVLGLALAASALGQTTPAAPTTNLKVGDMAPDFTLPDTTGKQVKLSDFRGKKNVVLAFYVLAFTGG, encoded by the coding sequence ATGAAAAAACTATCGTTGGTTTTTGTACTCGGATTGGCCCTCGCCGCTTCTGCCCTTGGGCAGACGACGCCGGCGGCACCGACGACAAATCTGAAGGTCGGAGACATGGCTCCCGACTTCACGCTCCCGGATACGACCGGGAAACAGGTAAAACTGAGTGATTTTCGCGGTAAGAAGAACGTGGTTCTCGCATTCTACGTACTCGCCTTTACCGGTGGCTGA
- a CDS encoding US12 family protein encodes MEDFTTTFGNSAAVAAPADRASFIRKTYLLLAIAILGFVAIEAFLFLSGAAAGILTVVSAAGQMGWLLVLGGFMGVSYLANRWAMSDASSTTQYLGLLLYVVAEAVIFVPMIAIAVYYTGDSTVLVKSGIVTLGLFLGLTLTVFITRTDFSFLGPILAIGGFVALGFIISSAIFGFSLGSVFAFVMVAFAGSAILYQTSNILHQYNTKQHVAASLALFASVALLFWYILNIFSSRR; translated from the coding sequence ATGGAAGATTTCACAACAACATTTGGAAATTCAGCGGCCGTGGCAGCACCGGCTGATCGAGCTTCGTTCATTCGCAAAACTTATTTGCTGCTCGCCATCGCCATCCTTGGTTTTGTCGCGATCGAAGCGTTTTTGTTCCTTTCAGGAGCAGCCGCAGGCATCCTGACCGTCGTGTCCGCGGCTGGACAAATGGGCTGGCTGCTCGTGCTTGGCGGCTTTATGGGCGTCTCGTATCTGGCGAATCGCTGGGCGATGTCGGATGCGTCGAGCACGACCCAGTATCTCGGGCTACTACTCTATGTGGTCGCAGAAGCAGTAATTTTCGTCCCGATGATCGCGATCGCCGTGTATTATACCGGTGACTCAACGGTCTTGGTCAAATCGGGCATCGTTACGCTTGGTTTGTTTCTGGGTCTGACGCTGACGGTGTTTATAACGCGAACGGATTTCAGCTTTCTGGGTCCGATCCTCGCGATCGGCGGATTTGTTGCTCTCGGGTTTATCATATCCAGTGCCATCTTCGGCTTCTCGCTCGGCAGCGTGTTTGCGTTCGTAATGGTGGCGTTCGCTGGTTCAGCGATCTTGTATCAAACGTCGAACATCCTTCACCAGTACAATACCAAACAGCACGTCGCTGCTTCTCTTGCTTTATTCGCAAGCGTCGCCCTGCTTTTCTGGTACATCCTGAACATCTTTAGCTCCAGACGCTAA
- the xseA gene encoding exodeoxyribonuclease VII large subunit → MNDALFQFLMDDAQPEPWSVTELNAEVRGALERQFANVWVEGEVVNFIHAASGHWYFNLNDGTSQVKCVCWKGTNFRIRFKPQNGIVVRVRGRMAVYEARGELQLSVDSLEPAGEGALAAAYEQIRAKLEREGLFAKEIKREIPFFPRRVAVVTSRTGAAYHDILTVLTRRARSVSILLAPALVQGEGAADSIRRAVAAVNEYDRGLDEKEKIDVIIVGRGGGSAEDLWAFNDEALARALRASEIPVISAVGHEIDWTISDLVSDLRAATPSAAAEIVAGREEDILFDLQSVEATLASMMDYKLLMAKSSLNESAQGLQFGFSNSIQRVRSRFTDIASRLTPATLRAKTAMHVNELARLEQRKSTAIEGILASKNEEMRVNIAKLDALSPLAVLTRGYSITQGGDGKVLRDAAEVKPGDKLKIRLERGKLNAEVLSVE, encoded by the coding sequence TTGAACGACGCACTTTTTCAATTTTTGATGGACGACGCACAGCCCGAGCCGTGGAGCGTGACCGAGCTGAACGCCGAAGTCCGCGGAGCGCTTGAGCGGCAGTTTGCGAATGTTTGGGTCGAGGGCGAGGTGGTTAATTTTATCCACGCGGCGTCGGGGCATTGGTATTTTAACCTGAACGATGGAACTTCGCAGGTGAAATGCGTTTGTTGGAAGGGTACGAATTTTCGCATCAGATTTAAGCCGCAGAATGGCATTGTCGTGCGTGTTCGCGGTCGGATGGCGGTTTATGAGGCCCGCGGTGAACTGCAGCTCTCGGTCGATTCGCTCGAACCGGCAGGCGAAGGAGCTTTGGCGGCAGCGTATGAGCAGATTCGGGCGAAACTCGAAAGGGAAGGGCTGTTTGCGAAGGAAATTAAGCGTGAGATCCCGTTTTTCCCGCGGCGTGTCGCGGTCGTAACGTCGCGAACCGGAGCGGCCTATCACGATATTCTAACGGTCTTAACACGCCGGGCACGTTCGGTAAGCATTTTGCTTGCTCCGGCTTTGGTTCAGGGTGAAGGTGCGGCGGACAGCATTCGGCGGGCGGTCGCCGCTGTTAACGAGTATGATCGCGGACTCGACGAAAAAGAAAAGATCGACGTTATTATAGTCGGCCGTGGCGGCGGTTCGGCTGAGGATCTTTGGGCATTTAACGATGAGGCTCTGGCACGGGCTTTGAGAGCGAGTGAAATTCCGGTGATCTCGGCGGTGGGCCACGAGATCGACTGGACGATCTCAGACCTGGTATCCGACCTGCGTGCCGCGACGCCCTCGGCAGCGGCCGAGATCGTTGCGGGTCGTGAGGAAGATATTCTATTCGACCTCCAATCCGTCGAGGCGACACTTGCGTCGATGATGGATTACAAGCTGCTCATGGCGAAGTCTTCACTAAACGAATCGGCGCAGGGCCTGCAATTTGGTTTTTCCAACTCGATCCAGCGAGTGAGGTCGCGTTTTACGGATATAGCTTCACGGCTAACGCCGGCGACGCTTCGGGCGAAGACGGCGATGCACGTGAACGAACTCGCACGCCTTGAACAAAGAAAAAGTACCGCGATCGAGGGAATTCTTGCATCGAAGAACGAGGAAATGCGTGTGAATATTGCAAAACTCGACGCACTTTCGCCGCTCGCGGTACTGACGCGAGGCTATTCGATCACGCAGGGTGGGGATGGCAAGGTTTTGCGTGATGCCGCCGAGGTAAAGCCCGGCGATAAATTGAAGATCCGCCTCGAGCGTGGGAAACTGAATGCCGAGGTTTTATCGGTTGAATAG
- a CDS encoding NUDIX domain-containing protein translates to MPKQSAGILMYRLEDEILEVLLIHPGGPYNRNKDLGAWSIPKGEFEPGEDIFQTATREFHEELGSHVSGEFVQLEPIRQKGGKIVHAYAVEGELDTDFFHSNLFELEWPPHSGKFEDHPEVDQAEWFNIPTAREKINPAQIAFLDELITLLR, encoded by the coding sequence ATGCCGAAACAAAGCGCCGGAATTTTAATGTACCGTCTCGAAGACGAGATCCTGGAAGTTCTGCTGATCCACCCCGGCGGGCCGTACAATAGAAATAAAGATCTGGGAGCCTGGTCGATACCAAAAGGCGAATTCGAGCCCGGCGAAGATATCTTTCAAACCGCGACCCGCGAATTCCATGAAGAACTCGGCTCGCATGTTTCGGGCGAATTCGTCCAACTCGAGCCCATCCGTCAAAAAGGCGGCAAGATCGTTCACGCCTACGCCGTTGAGGGCGAGCTGGACACGGATTTCTTTCACAGTAACCTTTTCGAACTCGAATGGCCGCCGCACTCCGGCAAATTCGAAGATCATCCCGAGGTTGACCAGGCCGAATGGTTCAACATCCCCACCGCCCGGGAAAAAATAAACCCTGCCCAGATCGCCTTCCTCGACGAACTGATCACACTGCTTCGATAG